The Halichoerus grypus chromosome 14, mHalGry1.hap1.1, whole genome shotgun sequence genome contains a region encoding:
- the MRPL50 gene encoding large ribosomal subunit protein mL50 codes for MAALSVCGVTRRGLTWIVLGAPRREFWSRFRKEKKPVVAETVEEVKKEPVLVCPPLRSRTYVPPEDLQSRVESCVKEIFGSSVPSNWQDVSLEDGHLKFGLLARLADDLGHAVPNSRLHQMCRVRDVLDFYNVPIYDRSKFDELIASNLPPNLKITWGY; via the exons ATGGCGGCTCTGTCAGTGTGTGGCGTTACCAGAAGAGGTCTCACGTGGATCGTCTTAGGGGCACCACGCAGAGAATTTTGGTCTCGATTCAG aaaagagaaaaagccagTGGTGGCTGAGACAGTAGAAGAGGTGAAGAAAGAACCTGTTTTGGTGTGTCCACCCTTACGAAGCCGAACATACGTACCACCTGAAGATCTCCAGAGTCGTGTGGAATCTTGTGTGAAAGAAATTTTTGGCTCATCTGTTCCTAGCAATTGGCAGGATGTGTCCCTGGAAGATGGTCATCTGAAATTCGGTTTGTTGGCACGTTTAGCTGATGACTTGGGCCATGCAGTGCCCAACTCCAGGCTTCACCAGATGTGTAGGGTCAGAGATGTTCTTGATTTCTATAATGTGCCTATCTATGATAGATCTAAATTTGATGAACTTATTGCCAGTAATCTGCctcccaatttaaaaatcacttgggGTTACTGA